From one Catharus ustulatus isolate bCatUst1 chromosome 1, bCatUst1.pri.v2, whole genome shotgun sequence genomic stretch:
- the LOC117008024 gene encoding RING finger protein 151-like, with product MGYDIERFVGYVNEGLLCSICRDVLEDPLQAPCEHAFCTACIHGWLVHHSNCPEDRQVIDVSLLRPLYRYMKNDLNRLQLHCRNREYGCEMVCSLESIDRHERECEYSQIPCSNAGCTVQIERRNLDGHLAVCEYRSRECPNGCGYTILSAEDTQHNCVAELRTELELLRSEMICRVEEAKHEMESRLDSQRRHMVQKESILQNEIEELKSQMSRMMSDVRSLMAAERQHRQELEQAELEKRELMELLKGLQKDCRLTTTEGSRKSNFRPLARLESVKRKPREVTVI from the exons ATGGGTTATGACATCGAGCGCTTCGTGGGCTATGTTAACGAGGGGCTGTTGTGCTCCATCTGCCGAGACGTGTTAGAGGATCCACTGCAGGCTCCTTGCGAGCACGCTTTCTGCACTGCCTGCATCCACGGCTGGCTGGTTCATCACAGTAACTGCCCTGAGGACAGACAAGTGATTGATGTGTCTTTGCTGCGACCTCTCTACAG ATATATGAAAAATGATTTAAACCGTCTTCAGCTACATTGCAGAAACAGAGAGTATGGCTGTGAAATGGTTTGTTCTCTGGAGTCCATAGACAGGCATGAAAGGGAGTGTGAGTACAGTCAGATACCTTGCTCCAATGCTG GTTGTACCGTGCAGATCGAGCGGCGTAACTTGGACGGGCACCTGGCGGTGTGCGAGTACCGGAGCCGGGAGTGCCCCAACGGCTGTGGCTACACCATCCTCAGCGCAGAGGACACGCAGCACAACTGTGTGGCAGAGCTGAGAACCGAGCTGGAGCTGCTTCG GTCAGAAATGATCTGCAGAGTGGAGGAGGCAAAACATGAGATGGAGTCAAGGTTAGATTCACAGAGAAGGCATATGGTCCAAAAAGAGAGTattctgcaaaatgaaattgAAGAACTAAAG AGTCAGATGTCACGAATGATGTCAGACGTGCGGTCTCTGATGgcagcagagaggcagcaccgtcaagagctggagcaggcagagctggaaaaacGAGAGTTaatggagctgctgaagggGCTGCAGAAGGACTGTAGATTAACTACTacagagggaagcaggaaaTCAAATTTCCGTCCTTTGGCACGACTAGAGAgtgtaaaaagaaaacctaGGGAAGTTACAGTTATCTAA